From a region of the Bacillus alveayuensis genome:
- a CDS encoding thioredoxin reductase (NADPH) (product_source=KO:K00384; cath_funfam=3.50.50.60; cog=COG0492; ko=KO:K00384; pfam=PF07992; superfamily=51905; tigrfam=TIGR01292): MAEEKIYDVIIAGAGPAGLTAAVYTSRANLSTLMIERGVPGGQMANTEDVENYPGFDHILGPELSNKMFEHAKKFGAEYAYGDVTEVVDSEEFKIVKAGNKEYKARAVIIATGAEYKKLGVPGEGELGGRGVSYCAVCDGAFFKGKDLIVVGGGDSAVEEGVYLTRFANSVTIVHRRDQLRAQKILQQRAFENEKVGFIWNHTVKEIHEVDGKVGKVTLVHTQTGEETVKDIDGVFIYIGMVPLSKPFENLGITNEAGYIVTNERMETKVPGIFAAGDIREKSLRQIVTATGDGSIAAQSAQHYVEELKEKLKTV; the protein is encoded by the coding sequence GTGGCAGAGGAAAAAATTTATGATGTGATTATAGCTGGGGCAGGACCTGCGGGTTTAACAGCTGCCGTTTATACTTCCCGAGCGAACTTATCAACTTTAATGATTGAGCGCGGTGTTCCTGGGGGCCAAATGGCGAATACAGAAGATGTAGAAAATTACCCGGGATTTGATCACATTTTAGGTCCAGAGCTATCCAATAAAATGTTTGAGCATGCGAAAAAGTTTGGGGCAGAATACGCATATGGTGATGTCACAGAAGTAGTTGACAGTGAGGAGTTTAAAATCGTCAAAGCAGGAAATAAAGAATATAAAGCACGTGCTGTCATTATTGCAACGGGGGCTGAATATAAAAAGCTAGGCGTCCCTGGGGAAGGTGAACTTGGTGGTCGCGGTGTTTCCTATTGTGCCGTATGTGATGGTGCCTTCTTCAAAGGAAAAGACTTAATTGTTGTTGGTGGAGGAGACTCTGCTGTTGAAGAAGGTGTATATTTAACACGCTTTGCTAATAGCGTTACAATTGTTCATCGACGTGATCAATTACGTGCACAAAAAATCCTTCAACAACGCGCATTTGAAAATGAGAAAGTTGGTTTTATTTGGAATCATACTGTCAAAGAAATTCATGAAGTCGATGGAAAGGTTGGAAAAGTCACTCTTGTTCATACACAAACAGGAGAAGAAACAGTGAAAGATATTGATGGTGTCTTTATTTACATTGGGATGGTTCCATTATCAAAACCGTTTGAAAACCTCGGAATTACAAATGAAGCAGGATATATTGTGACAAATGAACGAATGGAGACAAAAGTTCCCGGTATTTTTGCTGCAGGCGATATTCGAGAAAAATCACTACGTCAAATTGTTACAGCGACTGGTGATGGAAGTATTGCTGCCCAAAGTGCCCAGCATTATGTTGAGGAACTAAAGGAAAAATTAAAGACGGTTTAA
- a CDS encoding 8-oxo-dGTP diphosphatase (product_source=KO:K03574; cath_funfam=3.90.79.10; cog=COG0494; ko=KO:K03574; pfam=PF00293; superfamily=55811), with amino-acid sequence MQRVTNCVLVKEDRVLLLQKPRRNWWSAPGGKMEQGESIKDSVVREFREETGIYLKNPKVKGIFTIIMKEEEKVIQEWMMFTFVATEYSGENVSETEEGKLAWHPIDHIQQLPMAPGDYHIIDYMVKGSGMMYGTFTYTPDFQLISYRLDPQ; translated from the coding sequence TTGCAAAGGGTTACAAACTGTGTACTTGTAAAGGAAGATCGAGTACTCTTGCTGCAAAAGCCAAGACGTAATTGGTGGTCAGCGCCTGGAGGGAAAATGGAGCAGGGGGAATCGATTAAAGATTCAGTCGTCCGTGAATTTCGTGAAGAAACAGGGATCTATTTAAAAAATCCGAAAGTAAAAGGAATTTTTACAATCATTATGAAAGAAGAGGAAAAAGTCATTCAAGAATGGATGATGTTTACCTTTGTAGCGACGGAATATAGCGGCGAAAATGTTTCGGAAACAGAAGAGGGAAAGCTCGCTTGGCATCCGATTGATCATATTCAGCAATTACCGATGGCGCCAGGAGATTACCATATTATTGACTACATGGTGAAAGGTTCAGGAATGATGTATGGAACATTTACTTATACACCAGATTTTCAATTAATTTCTTACCGATTAGATCCTCAATAA
- a CDS encoding UPF0042 nucleotide-binding protein (product_source=KO:K06958; cath_funfam=3.40.50.300; cog=COG1660; ko=KO:K06958; pfam=PF03668; smart=SM00382; superfamily=52540) produces the protein MNNGSTSDIKMVIITGMSGAGKTVAIQSFEDLGYFCVDNLPPTLLPKFLELMKESSSKMNKVALVMDLRGREFFDSLFQALDEMVELSWITPQILFLDANDQVLVSRYKETRRSHPLATSGLPLEGIQLERKLLEELKGRAQIIYDTSNLKPRELREKILKQFAENEEQTFTVNVMSFGFKYGIPIDADLVFDVRFLPNPHYIDHMRPKTGLDEEVSSYVLKWNETMKFLEKTIDLLSFMLPHYKREGKSQLVIAIGCTGGQHRSVTLAEYLAKHFQKEYKTHVSHRDIERRKNR, from the coding sequence ATGAACAATGGATCTACATCTGATATTAAAATGGTTATTATTACTGGGATGTCTGGAGCTGGAAAGACGGTAGCGATTCAAAGCTTTGAGGATCTTGGGTATTTTTGTGTTGATAACTTACCGCCAACTTTGCTGCCGAAATTTTTAGAGCTGATGAAAGAGTCTAGCTCAAAAATGAATAAGGTTGCACTCGTCATGGATTTAAGAGGAAGGGAGTTTTTTGATTCACTGTTTCAAGCCCTTGATGAAATGGTGGAGCTCTCTTGGATCACCCCACAAATCTTGTTTCTCGATGCAAATGATCAAGTGTTAGTTAGTCGATATAAAGAAACGAGAAGGTCACATCCGCTTGCCACTTCTGGACTTCCGCTTGAAGGAATTCAATTAGAACGGAAGTTGTTAGAGGAATTGAAAGGGAGAGCGCAAATTATATATGATACATCTAATTTAAAACCACGCGAGTTGCGTGAAAAAATATTAAAACAATTTGCAGAAAACGAAGAGCAGACCTTTACCGTCAATGTTATGTCATTTGGCTTTAAGTACGGAATCCCTATAGATGCAGATCTTGTATTTGATGTTCGTTTCTTGCCAAATCCACATTATATCGATCATATGAGACCGAAAACGGGGTTGGATGAAGAAGTTTCTTCATATGTTTTAAAGTGGAATGAAACAATGAAGTTTTTAGAAAAAACGATTGATTTACTTTCATTTATGCTTCCACATTATAAACGAGAGGGAAAAAGCCAGTTAGTAATTGCCATCGGATGTACAGGTGGACAACATCGATCTGTAACATTAGCAGAATATTTAGCTAAACATTTTCAGAAAGAATACAAAACCCACGTTTCGCATCGAGATATTGAAAGGAGAAAAAACCGCTAA
- a CDS encoding putative cofD-like protein (product_source=TIGR01826; cath_funfam=3.40.50.10680; cog=COG0391; pfam=PF01933; superfamily=142338; tigrfam=TIGR01826) produces the protein MALEQKTKLVIIGGGTGLSVLLRGLKEHPFDITAIVTVADDGGSSGRLRDELDIPPPGDIRNVLAALSDVEPLIEELFQHRFKNGNNLIGHSLGNLILAAMTNITGDFMLAIREMSKVLNVRGKVLPAANRSVVLKAEMEDGTIVTGESKIPYSGKRIKRVFLTPKQVKPLRETLEAIREADMIILGPGSLYTSILPNLLVSEIGEEVCSAKAKKVYICNVMTQAGETLNYTASDHVKALYQHLNCSFIDTILVNNEAIPEWIKLRYEKEKAQPVEIDINELTKLGLNVIQDRIICYENEMIRHDTKKVAAILQKLVME, from the coding sequence ATGGCGCTTGAACAAAAAACAAAACTAGTCATTATTGGGGGCGGAACTGGCTTATCCGTTCTTTTGCGAGGCTTAAAAGAACACCCTTTTGACATCACGGCTATTGTAACAGTAGCCGATGATGGTGGCAGCTCAGGTCGACTACGAGACGAACTCGATATACCTCCGCCAGGTGATATTCGAAATGTGTTGGCTGCCTTATCAGATGTAGAGCCGTTAATAGAAGAGCTTTTTCAACATCGATTTAAGAATGGAAATAATTTAATTGGACACTCATTAGGCAATTTAATTCTAGCGGCCATGACGAACATTACTGGAGATTTTATGCTTGCTATTCGTGAAATGAGCAAGGTATTGAATGTTCGTGGCAAAGTATTGCCAGCCGCTAATCGCAGCGTTGTATTAAAAGCGGAAATGGAAGATGGTACAATTGTCACTGGGGAATCAAAAATCCCTTATTCGGGTAAACGGATTAAACGTGTTTTTTTGACTCCGAAACAAGTAAAGCCATTACGAGAGACACTTGAAGCCATTCGAGAAGCTGACATGATCATTTTAGGTCCTGGAAGTTTATATACAAGTATTTTACCTAATTTATTAGTTTCGGAAATCGGTGAAGAAGTTTGTAGTGCCAAAGCAAAAAAAGTGTACATTTGCAATGTGATGACACAAGCAGGCGAAACGTTAAACTATACAGCAAGCGATCATGTAAAAGCGCTTTATCAACATCTGAATTGTTCATTTATAGATACCATTTTAGTGAACAATGAAGCAATACCAGAATGGATAAAATTACGGTATGAAAAGGAAAAAGCACAGCCGGTAGAAATAGATATAAATGAATTAACAAAATTAGGTTTAAACGTAATTCAAGATCGAATTATATGCTATGAAAATGAAATGATTAGACATGATACGAAAAAGGTTGCGGCCATTTTACAGAAGCTCGTAATGGAATAG
- a CDS encoding DNA-binding protein WhiA (product_source=TIGR00647; cath_funfam=3.10.28.10; cog=COG1481; ko=KO:K09762; pfam=PF02650,PF10298,PF14527; superfamily=55608,88659; tigrfam=TIGR00647): protein MSFASETKKELTNLEVKSCCLKAELSALIRMNGSVSFSSRKLILDVQTENAAIARRIYTLIKKQYEVQVELLVRKKMRLKKNNVYIVRLVEQVKEILEDLKILGENFTFNHAISPELVKKKCCKRSYIRGAFLAGGSVNNPETSSYHLEIFSLYKEHNDSLSELMNTFQLNSKTLERKKGYITYLKEAEKIAEFLTIIGAHKALLRFEDVRIVRDMRNSVNRLVNCETANLNKTIGAALRQVENIKYIDEKIGLHSLPDKLREIAELRITYQDVTLKELGEMVSSGKISKSGINHRLRKLDQIAEQLRSGQPVSFK from the coding sequence TTGTCTTTTGCATCTGAAACAAAAAAAGAATTAACGAACTTAGAGGTAAAGTCATGTTGTTTAAAAGCTGAATTGTCCGCGCTCATCCGAATGAACGGTTCAGTATCTTTTTCAAGCCGAAAGCTTATCTTGGATGTTCAAACTGAAAATGCTGCGATCGCTCGGCGCATTTATACATTGATCAAAAAGCAATACGAGGTTCAAGTTGAGCTATTAGTCCGAAAAAAAATGCGGCTGAAAAAGAATAATGTGTACATTGTGCGATTAGTGGAGCAAGTAAAGGAAATTTTAGAAGATTTAAAGATATTAGGAGAAAATTTTACATTCAATCATGCCATTTCACCTGAACTTGTCAAGAAAAAATGCTGCAAGCGATCATACATTCGTGGGGCATTTTTAGCAGGGGGCTCTGTCAATAACCCGGAAACTTCATCTTACCACCTTGAAATTTTCTCCCTTTATAAGGAGCATAATGACTCGCTTTCTGAGCTGATGAATACATTCCAATTAAATAGTAAAACATTAGAGAGAAAAAAAGGGTATATTACGTATTTAAAAGAAGCAGAAAAAATTGCTGAATTTTTAACGATTATCGGGGCCCATAAAGCTTTGCTCCGCTTTGAAGACGTTCGGATCGTTCGGGATATGAGAAATTCTGTTAATAGACTTGTGAACTGTGAAACCGCTAACTTAAATAAGACCATTGGCGCTGCCTTAAGGCAAGTGGAAAATATCAAATATATTGATGAAAAAATTGGACTACATTCTTTACCTGATAAATTAAGGGAAATTGCTGAACTTCGTATTACGTATCAAGATGTTACATTGAAAGAGCTTGGTGAAATGGTTTCAAGTGGGAAAATTAGCAAATCAGGTATTAATCACCGCTTGCGAAAGCTTGATCAAATCGCAGAACAACTGAGATCAGGTCAACCTGTTTCATTTAAATAA
- a CDS encoding catabolite repression HPr-like protein (product_source=KO:K11184; cath_funfam=3.30.1340.10; cog=COG1925; ko=KO:K11184; pfam=PF00381; superfamily=55594; tigrfam=TIGR01003) — MIEKKVEVRLKTGLQARPAALFVQEANKFSSDVFIEKDGQRVNAKSIMGLMSLAVSSGSVITLIADGPDEDEAIEALTNYVQREG, encoded by the coding sequence ATGATAGAGAAAAAGGTTGAAGTTCGTTTAAAAACAGGCCTTCAAGCACGACCAGCTGCATTGTTTGTGCAGGAGGCGAATAAATTTTCTTCAGATGTATTTATTGAGAAAGATGGCCAACGAGTCAATGCTAAAAGCATCATGGGATTAATGAGCTTAGCTGTCAGCTCTGGTTCGGTTATTACCTTGATCGCTGATGGACCTGATGAAGATGAGGCGATTGAGGCGTTAACAAATTATGTCCAACGTGAAGGATAA
- a CDS encoding ATP-dependent Clp protease protease subunit (product_source=KO:K01358; cath_funfam=3.90.226.10; cog=COG0740; ko=KO:K01358; pfam=PF00574; superfamily=52096; tigrfam=TIGR00493), translating to MNLIPTVIEQTNRGERAYDIYSRLLKDRIIILGTPIDDHVANSIVAQLLFLAAEDPEKDISLYINSPGGSITAGMAIYDTMQFIKPDVSTMCIGMAASMGAFLLAAGAKGKRFALPNSEVMIHQPLGGAQGQATDIDIAARRILSLRDKLNKILSERTGQPLEVIERDTDRDNFMTAERAMEYGIIDKVLTPEGVK from the coding sequence ATGAATTTAATTCCTACTGTTATTGAGCAAACAAACCGCGGAGAACGTGCTTACGATATTTATTCACGCCTATTAAAGGATCGCATTATTATTCTTGGTACACCAATTGATGATCATGTTGCGAACTCCATTGTCGCTCAATTACTATTTTTAGCTGCTGAAGATCCTGAAAAAGATATTTCTTTATATATTAACAGCCCTGGCGGATCTATTACAGCTGGTATGGCCATTTATGATACGATGCAGTTTATTAAACCAGACGTTTCAACAATGTGTATCGGTATGGCGGCTTCTATGGGGGCTTTCCTCTTAGCAGCAGGGGCAAAAGGAAAGAGATTTGCATTACCTAACAGTGAAGTGATGATTCACCAACCATTAGGTGGTGCACAAGGTCAAGCAACAGACATTGACATTGCTGCAAGACGTATTTTGTCGTTGCGTGATAAATTAAATAAAATCTTATCTGAACGTACGGGTCAACCACTTGAAGTAATCGAGCGCGACACCGATCGCGACAACTTTATGACAGCAGAAAGAGCTATGGAATACGGAATTATCGATAAAGTGCTAACTCCAGAAGGGGTTAAATAA
- a CDS encoding hypothetical protein (product_source=Hypo-rule applied; pfam=PF09628; superfamily=158388), translating into MTQLFSIQYFEENLRQHIQMYKGKASKLDAMNSYYRSVVSTLIHDQLTKNREVLKRIQNLDQAYQNIKDEKEDL; encoded by the coding sequence GTGACACAATTATTTTCTATTCAATATTTTGAAGAAAACTTGCGACAGCATATACAAATGTATAAAGGTAAAGCGTCAAAACTCGATGCGATGAATAGCTATTACCGTTCTGTCGTATCTACATTAATACACGATCAGCTAACAAAAAATAGAGAAGTGTTAAAACGAATTCAAAATCTTGATCAAGCCTATCAAAACATAAAAGATGAAAAGGAAGATTTGTAG
- a CDS encoding RNA polymerase sigma-54 factor (product_source=KO:K03092; cath_funfam=1.10.10.10,1.10.10.60; cog=COG1508; ko=KO:K03092; pfam=PF00309,PF04552,PF04963; superfamily=46785,88659; tigrfam=TIGR02395), which translates to MNMKVGLFQEQTLKLTMTKELQQAITLLQYSTVDLISYLQEVTLENPLIDFIDKSNSNQFYHNKRKQHTDEKQNWIENVSRKGSSLHEHLRSQLFDFHFSSVERQAMEILIDAVDSNGYMTEDLENISKKFAIPLEVLEKQLHVLQSLDPVGVGARSLQECLLLQLKQIKDKPAYTEFILREYFKPFAEKTWKEISKKTGLSLKEIQCIHDFIQTLNPRPGLQYEDTHPNYIIPDLIVEEKHGEWVVFYNDDLLPQIRISANYEPLIEMGNDSEIKSYVTSKIQQCRWLVKSLEQRKDTLVKVMYEIIRHQHEFFYSKNQILKPLTLKDIADSLLIHESTVSRAVKDKYVQTPFGLYELKYFFTNRVASNDLEDTSAANVKQMIQKLVEGEDKKRPLSDQKIADFLKKEYNMSVSRRTVAKYRDQLNIPASSIRKRYE; encoded by the coding sequence ATGAATATGAAAGTTGGCTTATTTCAAGAACAGACTTTAAAGCTCACCATGACAAAAGAGCTTCAACAAGCGATCACTCTTTTGCAATATTCGACAGTCGATTTAATTTCCTATCTTCAGGAAGTTACATTAGAAAATCCCCTGATCGATTTTATTGATAAATCGAACTCGAATCAATTTTATCATAATAAAAGAAAACAACATACGGATGAAAAACAGAATTGGATTGAAAATGTCTCGAGAAAAGGTTCCAGTTTACATGAGCACCTACGTTCACAATTGTTCGATTTTCATTTTTCTTCGGTTGAAAGGCAGGCAATGGAAATATTAATTGATGCTGTTGATTCAAATGGTTATATGACAGAGGATTTGGAAAATATATCAAAGAAATTTGCGATACCACTTGAAGTGTTAGAAAAGCAGCTGCATGTATTGCAGTCTTTAGATCCAGTTGGTGTAGGAGCGAGATCCCTACAAGAATGCTTGCTTTTACAATTAAAGCAAATCAAAGATAAACCGGCTTATACAGAATTCATTTTGCGCGAATACTTTAAGCCGTTTGCGGAAAAAACATGGAAGGAAATTTCAAAAAAAACTGGGTTATCTTTAAAAGAAATTCAATGCATTCATGACTTTATTCAAACGTTAAATCCGAGACCAGGATTACAGTATGAAGATACACACCCAAACTATATTATTCCAGATTTAATCGTTGAAGAAAAGCATGGGGAGTGGGTCGTTTTTTACAACGATGACCTTTTACCGCAAATTCGCATTTCTGCAAACTATGAACCGCTTATTGAAATGGGAAATGACAGCGAAATTAAAAGCTATGTAACAAGTAAAATCCAACAATGTCGATGGCTAGTGAAATCACTTGAACAACGAAAAGATACATTGGTGAAAGTAATGTATGAAATTATTCGCCACCAGCATGAATTTTTCTATTCAAAGAATCAGATTTTGAAACCGCTAACATTAAAAGATATTGCTGATTCACTTCTTATTCATGAATCAACAGTCAGTCGAGCAGTCAAAGATAAATATGTTCAAACACCATTTGGTTTATATGAACTTAAATATTTCTTTACGAACAGGGTAGCATCCAATGATTTAGAAGATACATCAGCGGCTAATGTCAAACAAATGATCCAAAAACTTGTTGAAGGAGAAGATAAAAAACGTCCTTTATCTGACCAAAAAATTGCTGACTTTTTGAAAAAAGAATATAATATGAGCGTTTCCAGAAGAACAGTTGCGAAATACCGTGATCAGCTAAATATTCCAGCTTCAAGTATTAGAAAACGCTACGAGTGA
- a CDS encoding glutaredoxin (product_source=COG0695; cath_funfam=3.40.30.10; cog=COG0695; pfam=PF05768; superfamily=52833), translated as MKEIVVYSKHGCPLCDEAIEIIKDLQEEFPLQMKEIDIYEDDHLLERYQLMIPVVEMDGEMIAYGKVDKNFIRKRLLKETVID; from the coding sequence ATGAAAGAAATTGTTGTTTATTCCAAGCATGGATGTCCACTTTGTGATGAAGCAATAGAAATCATAAAGGATTTACAAGAAGAGTTTCCGTTGCAAATGAAAGAAATTGATATTTACGAAGATGATCATTTATTGGAAAGATATCAATTAATGATCCCTGTTGTTGAAATGGATGGGGAAATGATTGCATATGGTAAAGTAGATAAAAATTTTATAAGAAAACGTTTACTTAAAGAGACAGTTATTGATTAA
- a CDS encoding central glycolytic genes regulator (product_source=KO:K05311; cath_funfam=3.40.50.1360; cog=COG2390; ko=KO:K05311; pfam=PF04198; superfamily=100950,46785), translated as MKTLIDVQKKLLPDLLQVMQKRFQILQHIRIMQPIGRRSLSNNLGISERVLRGEVQFLKDQSLIHIHPSGMTLTEQGLEVLSSLEEMIKEFSGLTLLEDTLRKKLKLEDVIVVSGNSDVSPWVKKELGRACATCINKRLKGNETIAVAGGTTLAAVAEMMIPDSKHQNILFVPARGGLGENVENQANTICAKMAERANGHYRLLHVPDQLSQEAYQSIIEEPNIKEILEIIRTSNMVIHGIGDAKTMAERRKTSFQDLEKIEKRYAVGEAFGYYFNQEGEVVHKVQTVGIQLDDLKKIPCVIAVAGGASKAKAIKAYMKQEINHILITDEAAAKELIREL; from the coding sequence ATGAAAACGTTAATTGATGTGCAAAAAAAATTATTACCTGATCTTCTCCAAGTTATGCAAAAACGTTTTCAAATATTGCAGCATATACGAATTATGCAGCCAATAGGTAGACGAAGTTTATCGAACAATTTAGGGATTAGTGAACGAGTGTTGAGAGGAGAAGTTCAGTTTTTAAAAGATCAAAGTTTAATTCATATTCACCCCTCAGGCATGACGTTGACCGAGCAAGGCTTAGAGGTATTATCATCTTTAGAAGAAATGATTAAAGAGTTTTCAGGATTAACGTTATTGGAAGATACTTTAAGGAAAAAGTTAAAACTAGAGGATGTCATTGTTGTATCAGGTAATAGTGATGTTTCCCCTTGGGTCAAAAAGGAATTAGGTCGAGCATGTGCAACATGCATAAACAAACGATTAAAGGGGAACGAAACGATCGCTGTTGCAGGTGGAACAACATTAGCGGCTGTAGCAGAAATGATGATACCTGATAGCAAGCATCAAAATATTTTATTTGTTCCCGCAAGAGGGGGGCTCGGGGAAAACGTCGAAAATCAAGCGAATACGATTTGTGCCAAGATGGCTGAGCGAGCTAATGGTCATTATCGTCTCCTTCATGTACCAGACCAGCTAAGCCAAGAGGCCTATCAGTCCATTATAGAAGAGCCTAACATTAAGGAGATTTTAGAAATCATTCGCACTTCAAACATGGTTATTCATGGAATAGGAGATGCTAAAACTATGGCTGAGCGCCGCAAAACGTCTTTTCAAGATTTGGAGAAGATTGAAAAACGATATGCGGTTGGAGAAGCATTTGGATATTATTTTAATCAAGAAGGAGAAGTTGTTCATAAAGTTCAAACAGTCGGTATTCAGCTTGATGATTTAAAGAAAATTCCTTGTGTCATTGCTGTTGCTGGAGGGGCATCAAAGGCAAAAGCGATTAAAGCATACATGAAACAGGAAATTAATCACATTTTAATAACGGATGAGGCGGCAGCAAAAGAGTTAATAAGGGAATTATGA
- a CDS encoding glyceraldehyde 3-phosphate dehydrogenase (product_source=KO:K00134; cath_funfam=3.30.360.10,3.40.50.720; cog=COG0057; ko=KO:K00134; pfam=PF00044,PF02800; smart=SM00846; superfamily=51735,55347; tigrfam=TIGR01534) encodes MAVKIGINGFGRIGRNVFRAALKNPEVEVVAVNDLTDANMLAHLLQYDSVHGKLDAEVSVNGNNLVVNGKEIKVLSERDPAQLGWGDLGVEIVVESTGRFTNRSDAAKHLEAGAKKVIISAPAKEEDITIVMGVNHDQYDGAKHHVISNASCTTNCLAPFAKVLNERFGIKRGMMTTVHSYTNDQQILDLPHKDYRRARAAAESIIPTTTGAAKAVALVLPDLKGKLNGMAMRVPTPNVSIVDLVAELEKDVTVEEVNAALKEAAEGELKGILAYSEEPLVSRDYNGDTHSSTVDGLSTMVMENRMVKVVSWYDNETGYSYRVVDLASYIAKQGL; translated from the coding sequence ATGGCAGTTAAAATTGGTATTAATGGTTTTGGTCGTATTGGCCGCAATGTATTTCGTGCAGCATTAAAAAATCCTGAAGTTGAAGTAGTAGCTGTTAACGACTTAACTGATGCTAATATGCTTGCTCATTTATTACAATATGACTCTGTACATGGTAAACTTGACGCTGAAGTTTCTGTAAATGGAAATAACCTAGTCGTAAATGGCAAGGAAATTAAAGTCCTTTCTGAACGTGATCCAGCACAACTTGGTTGGGGAGACCTTGGTGTTGAAATTGTGGTTGAATCTACTGGTCGTTTCACAAATCGCTCAGATGCTGCAAAACACCTTGAAGCAGGTGCGAAAAAAGTGATCATCTCTGCACCAGCAAAAGAAGAAGATATTACAATTGTGATGGGTGTAAACCACGATCAATATGATGGAGCAAAACATCATGTCATCTCTAATGCATCTTGTACAACAAACTGCTTAGCTCCTTTTGCGAAAGTACTTAATGAAAGATTCGGTATTAAACGTGGTATGATGACTACAGTTCATTCTTACACAAATGACCAACAAATTTTAGACTTGCCGCATAAAGATTACCGTCGTGCTCGTGCAGCTGCCGAGTCTATCATTCCAACAACTACTGGTGCAGCAAAAGCTGTTGCATTAGTATTACCTGACTTAAAAGGAAAATTAAACGGTATGGCGATGCGTGTACCAACTCCAAACGTTTCAATTGTTGACTTAGTTGCAGAGCTTGAAAAAGATGTAACAGTTGAAGAAGTAAATGCAGCGCTTAAAGAAGCAGCTGAAGGGGAATTAAAAGGAATCTTAGCATACAGTGAAGAACCATTAGTATCTCGCGACTACAATGGCGACACTCACTCTTCTACAGTTGATGGACTTTCCACTATGGTTATGGAAAACCGTATGGTGAAAGTAGTTTCTTGGTATGATAACGAAACTGGCTACTCTTATCGTGTTGTTGATTTAGCATCATACATTGCTAAACAAGGTCTTTAA